One part of the Eubalaena glacialis isolate mEubGla1 chromosome 19, mEubGla1.1.hap2.+ XY, whole genome shotgun sequence genome encodes these proteins:
- the MLLT6 gene encoding protein AF-17 isoform X6, producing the protein MGGAGALLRPAVLKLNQRRDITSWLARWCPQTPAKSVVALKTPIKVELVAGKTYRWCVCGHSKKQPFCDGSHFFKRTGLSPLKFKAQETRVVALCTCKATQKPPYCDGTHRSERVQKAEVGSPL; encoded by the exons ATGGGCGGCGCGGGGGCGCTCCTGAGGCCGGCGGTCCTG AAGCTGAACCAGAGACGGGACATCACCTCCTGGCTG GCCCGATGGTGCCCCCAAACCCCAGCCAAGTCCGTGGTGGCCCTAAAAACACCCATCAAGGTGGAGCTGGTGGCTGGGAAAACCtacaggtggtgtgtgtgtggccaCAGCAAGAAGCAG CCCTTCTGTGATGGCTCCCACTTCTTCAAACGCACTGGCCTATCCCCACTCAAGTTCAAGGCCCAGGAGACCCGTGTGGTGGCGCTCTGTACCTGCAAGGCCACCCAGAAGCCGCCATACTGCGATGGCACCCACAGGAGTGAGCGGGTGCAGAAGGCAGAAGTGGGCTCCCCACTCTGA
- the PSMB3 gene encoding proteasome subunit beta type-3, with amino-acid sequence MSIMSYNGGAVMAMKGKNCVAIAADRRFGIQAQMVTTDFQKIFPMGDRLYIGLAGLATDVQTVAQRLKFRLNLYELKEGRQIKPYTLMSMVANLLYEKRFGPYYTEPVIAGLDPKTFKPFICSLDLIGCPMVTDDFVVSGTCTEQMYGMCESLWEPNMDPEHLFETISQAMLNAVDRDAVSGMGVIVYIIEKDKITTRTLKARMD; translated from the exons ATG TCTATTATGTCCTATAACGGAGGGGCCGTCATGGCCATGAAGGGGAAGAACTGTGTGGCCATCGCTGCCGACAGGCGCTTCGGGATCCAGGCCCAGATGGTGACCACGGACTTCCAGAAGATCTTTCCCATGGGCGACCGGCTGTACATCGGCCTGGCCGGGCTCGCCACCGACGTCCAGACAGT TGCCCAGCGCCTCAAGTTCCGGCTGAACCTGTATGAGCTGAAGGAAGGTCGGCAGATCAAGCCTTACACTCTCATGAGCATGGTGGCCAACCTCTTGTACGAGAAACG GTTTGGGCCCTACTACACTGAGCCGGTCATTGCTGGATTGGACCCGAAGACCTTTAAGCCCTTCATTTGCTCTCTAGACCTTATCGGCTGCCCCATGGTGACTGATGACTTTGTAGTCAGTGGTACCTGCACTGAACAAATGTACGGGATGTGCGAGTCCCTCTGGGAGCCCAACATG GATCCAGAACACCTGTTTGAAACCATCTCACAAGCCATGCTGAATGCTGTGGACAGGGATGCAGTGTCAGGCATGGGAGTCATTGTCTACATCAT TGAGAAGGACAAAATCACCACGAGGACACTGAAGGCCCGAATGGACTaa
- the PCGF2 gene encoding polycomb group RING finger protein 2 isoform X2, which translates to MHRTTRIKITELNPHLMCALCGGYFIDATTIVECLHSFCKTCIVRYLETNKYCPMCDVQVHKTRPLLSIRSDKTLQDIVYKLVPGLFKDEMKRRRDFYAAYPLTEVPNGSNEDRGEVLEQEKGALSDDEIVSLSIEFYEGVRDREEKKGPLENGDGDKEKTGVRFLRCPAAMTVMHLAKFLRNKMDVPSKYKVEVLYEDEPLKEYYTLMDIAYIYPWRRNGPLPLKYRVQPACKRLTLPTAPTPSEGTNTSGASECESVSDKAPSPATLPATSSSLPSPATPSHGSPSSHGPSAPHPTSPTPPATAGGATTAANGGTSNCLQTPPSTSRGRKMTVNGAPVPPLT; encoded by the exons ATGCATCGGACCACACGGATTAAAATCACCGAGCTGAACCCTCACCTCATGTGTGCCCTCTGTGGGGGGTACTTCATCGATGCCACTACCATCGTGGAGTGCTTGCATTCCT tcTGTAAAACCTGCATTGTACGCTACCTGGAGACCAACAAGTACTGCCCCATGTGCGATGTACAGGTGCACAAAACCCGGCCGCTGCTGAGCATCAG atctgaCAAAACCCTTCAAGACATCGTCTACAAATTGGTCCCTGGGCTTTTTAAAG ATGAGATGAAACGGAGGCGGGATTTCTATGCAGCCTACCCCCTGACAGAAG TTCCCAACGGCTCCAACGAGGACCGTGGCGAGGTTCTGGAGCAGGAGAAGGGAGCTCTGAGCGACGACGAGATTGTCAGCCTCTCCATCGAGTTCTACGAAGGCGTCAG GGACCGGGAAGAGAAGAAGGGCCCCCTGGAAAATGGGGATGGTGACAAGGAGAAA ACAGGGGTGCGCTTCCTGCGATGCCCAGCAGCCATGACTGTCATGCATCTAGCCAAGTTTCTCCGCAACAAGATGGATGTGCCCAGCAAGTACAAG gTTGAGGTTCTCTATGAGGACGAGCCGCTGAAGGAATACTATACCCTCATGGACATCGCCTACATCTACCCCTGGCGGCGG aATGGCCCTCTCCCCCTCAAGTATCGTGTCCAGCCAGCCTGCAAGCGGCTCACCTTGCCCACAGCGCCCACCCCCTCCGAGGGCACCAATACCAGCGGGGCGTCTGAGTGTGAGTCAGTCAGCGACAaggctcccagccctgccaccctgccggccacctcctcctccctgcccagcccagccaccCCCTCCCATGGCTCTCCCAGCTCCCATGGCCCCTCGGCCCCCCACCcgacctcccccactccccccgcGACAGCCGGTGGGGCCACCACAGCTGCCAACGGGGGCACCTCGAACTGCCTGCAGACACCGCCTTCCACCAGCAGGGGGCGCAAGATGACTGTCAACGGAGCTCCCGTGCCCCCCTTAACTTGA
- the PCGF2 gene encoding polycomb group RING finger protein 2 isoform X1, whose translation MHRTTRIKITELNPHLMCALCGGYFIDATTIVECLHSFCKTCIVRYLETNKYCPMCDVQVHKTRPLLSIRSDKTLQDIVYKLVPGLFKDEMKRRRDFYAAYPLTEVPNGSNEDRGEVLEQEKGALSDDEIVSLSIEFYEGVRDREEKKGPLENGDGDKEKQTGVRFLRCPAAMTVMHLAKFLRNKMDVPSKYKVEVLYEDEPLKEYYTLMDIAYIYPWRRNGPLPLKYRVQPACKRLTLPTAPTPSEGTNTSGASECESVSDKAPSPATLPATSSSLPSPATPSHGSPSSHGPSAPHPTSPTPPATAGGATTAANGGTSNCLQTPPSTSRGRKMTVNGAPVPPLT comes from the exons ATGCATCGGACCACACGGATTAAAATCACCGAGCTGAACCCTCACCTCATGTGTGCCCTCTGTGGGGGGTACTTCATCGATGCCACTACCATCGTGGAGTGCTTGCATTCCT tcTGTAAAACCTGCATTGTACGCTACCTGGAGACCAACAAGTACTGCCCCATGTGCGATGTACAGGTGCACAAAACCCGGCCGCTGCTGAGCATCAG atctgaCAAAACCCTTCAAGACATCGTCTACAAATTGGTCCCTGGGCTTTTTAAAG ATGAGATGAAACGGAGGCGGGATTTCTATGCAGCCTACCCCCTGACAGAAG TTCCCAACGGCTCCAACGAGGACCGTGGCGAGGTTCTGGAGCAGGAGAAGGGAGCTCTGAGCGACGACGAGATTGTCAGCCTCTCCATCGAGTTCTACGAAGGCGTCAG GGACCGGGAAGAGAAGAAGGGCCCCCTGGAAAATGGGGATGGTGACAAGGAGAAA CAGACAGGGGTGCGCTTCCTGCGATGCCCAGCAGCCATGACTGTCATGCATCTAGCCAAGTTTCTCCGCAACAAGATGGATGTGCCCAGCAAGTACAAG gTTGAGGTTCTCTATGAGGACGAGCCGCTGAAGGAATACTATACCCTCATGGACATCGCCTACATCTACCCCTGGCGGCGG aATGGCCCTCTCCCCCTCAAGTATCGTGTCCAGCCAGCCTGCAAGCGGCTCACCTTGCCCACAGCGCCCACCCCCTCCGAGGGCACCAATACCAGCGGGGCGTCTGAGTGTGAGTCAGTCAGCGACAaggctcccagccctgccaccctgccggccacctcctcctccctgcccagcccagccaccCCCTCCCATGGCTCTCCCAGCTCCCATGGCCCCTCGGCCCCCCACCcgacctcccccactccccccgcGACAGCCGGTGGGGCCACCACAGCTGCCAACGGGGGCACCTCGAACTGCCTGCAGACACCGCCTTCCACCAGCAGGGGGCGCAAGATGACTGTCAACGGAGCTCCCGTGCCCCCCTTAACTTGA